A section of the Streptomyces sp. CG1 genome encodes:
- a CDS encoding DNA-binding response regulator, producing the protein MADGLRALIAQQEDFEIVGDVSRQDVLGAVEKHSPDVAVVLSPALTIENSRELSSLSTFTKVVLVARAENVWRSMEAVRIGVRAVVAPDSSAEALLQTLRTVVASESYVVPAAAQMCVDTLVQPQVSDATLRLAATLTPREKEILLFLARGSTNAEIAAKLSVSTATIRSHVHHLLGKLGLGTRTQAVAVAYMSGLLSTVERQLDSHQ; encoded by the coding sequence ATGGCCGACGGCCTGCGGGCGCTGATCGCCCAGCAGGAGGACTTTGAGATCGTGGGCGACGTGTCGCGGCAGGACGTGCTGGGCGCGGTCGAGAAACACTCCCCCGACGTGGCTGTAGTGCTGTCGCCAGCACTGACCATCGAGAATTCCCGCGAACTCTCGTCACTCTCCACCTTCACCAAGGTTGTTCTGGTCGCCCGTGCCGAGAACGTGTGGCGCTCCATGGAAGCCGTGCGAATCGGCGTTCGCGCCGTGGTGGCTCCGGACAGTTCGGCCGAGGCTCTGCTGCAGACACTGCGCACCGTCGTGGCGAGTGAGTCCTACGTGGTCCCGGCCGCCGCGCAGATGTGTGTCGACACCCTGGTACAGCCCCAAGTCTCTGATGCCACTCTACGGCTGGCGGCCACTCTCACCCCGCGGGAGAAGGAGATCCTGCTCTTCCTGGCACGTGGTAGCACGAACGCCGAGATAGCAGCCAAATTGTCCGTCTCCACCGCCACCATTCGCTCTCATGTGCACCATCTACTTGGAAAGTTGGGCCTGGGAACCCGGACCCAGGCTGTCGCGGTCGCCTACATGTCCGGACTGTTGTCCACGGTGGAGCGTCAGTTGGACAGCCACCAGTGA
- a CDS encoding RedV protein: MQTQHATSSLERRFGPALDAAASIAAHSPSSHNSQPWAHLRLTSDASRRAAAHLLTLSNDTGTDTSGSPGLRWDDDTVYLALALDHGRTLTALPAHATEMRLSCGMYGQLLLRALATQGWRTVSIAVAGEAGTKAGADTGGWQAVPWPSGLEPLAVAALRHTAAAVGNDAAPYDTGAFSEFVTNVRERRTNRGPYLDTTVDQKVLAGLAAPVGHLLAGTQVSVRHLRAPMERRRFATLVAAHAGRDFSHRTAWQETYSFIRRDDSEARAHGDGFTLEQLFGRTTRVRLRATHLALSPTVIHGLGRLRYDRFLARQLAALTSATPVITAVCLPDMPSDADLLRAGGWLAEYWLRATGKGLALHPISVLLQHDDTRAELQRALGLPGRTVFISRLGYPAVTFPASPRRTVPVHPL; the protein is encoded by the coding sequence GTGCAGACACAGCATGCGACTTCCTCCCTGGAGCGGCGATTCGGCCCGGCGCTCGACGCCGCCGCATCCATCGCCGCCCACAGCCCCTCCTCCCACAACTCCCAACCCTGGGCGCATCTCAGACTCACGAGTGACGCCTCCCGCCGCGCCGCCGCTCACCTCCTGACACTGAGCAACGACACCGGGACTGACACCAGCGGTTCTCCCGGGCTCCGTTGGGACGACGACACTGTGTACCTGGCGCTTGCCCTCGACCACGGCCGCACGCTGACCGCGCTTCCCGCGCACGCCACCGAGATGCGGCTCAGCTGCGGCATGTACGGTCAGTTGCTGCTGCGCGCGCTCGCCACTCAAGGCTGGCGGACAGTGAGCATCGCAGTGGCGGGTGAGGCAGGTACGAAAGCCGGGGCGGACACTGGCGGGTGGCAGGCCGTCCCATGGCCGTCAGGACTCGAACCGCTCGCCGTCGCTGCACTGCGGCACACCGCGGCAGCAGTCGGCAACGACGCAGCCCCGTACGACACGGGAGCCTTCTCCGAGTTCGTCACGAACGTGCGGGAACGGCGGACGAACCGTGGCCCGTACCTGGACACGACGGTCGACCAGAAGGTCCTGGCCGGACTCGCCGCGCCCGTCGGCCACTTGCTGGCAGGCACACAGGTGTCGGTGCGCCACCTGCGCGCCCCGATGGAGCGAAGGCGCTTCGCCACTCTCGTCGCCGCACACGCCGGGCGGGACTTCAGCCACCGGACGGCCTGGCAGGAGACATACTCCTTCATCCGCCGAGACGACAGCGAAGCCCGCGCACACGGCGACGGGTTCACCTTGGAGCAGCTTTTCGGCCGGACGACGCGGGTGCGCCTCCGGGCAACGCACCTCGCCCTGTCTCCGACCGTGATACACGGTCTGGGGCGCCTACGTTACGACCGCTTCCTTGCCCGGCAGCTGGCCGCGCTGACCTCGGCGACGCCGGTGATCACTGCGGTTTGCCTGCCAGACATGCCGAGCGACGCAGATCTGCTGCGCGCCGGCGGCTGGCTCGCCGAGTACTGGCTGCGCGCCACCGGGAAGGGCCTGGCTCTGCATCCGATCAGTGTGCTGCTGCAGCACGACGACACCCGCGCTGAGCTGCAGCGCGCCCTCGGTCTGCCCGGCCGCACCGTCTTCATCAGCCGCCTGGGATATCCGGCGGTCACCTTCCCGGCATCCCCACGCCGGACTGTTCCTGTACATCCCTTGTGA